Below is a genomic region from Thalassophryne amazonica chromosome 3, fThaAma1.1, whole genome shotgun sequence.
AGGACCTACCTGTGTATTTGACCTTGAGAACAGGGTTAGGGTAATGATCCAAATGATCCACAATAAAACGACTGTGGTTCTTTTGACACAGGAGCCAGATGAGGTCTGCAGGAGGAACTGCGTCAGGTTTCCTGCCTATGTTTGATTTGGAAGCAGCAGGAGTCTAAAGATGCCTTTGGGCGACTGAGACTGGTAACCTAATCCGGCCCAGGAAGCCTCCCTTTGTGTGAGCAGGTGGTGACTACCAGGATCAGGTTTTACCAGCAGAGGATGAACCAACCCCAGAGACAAAAGAGTCTCCAAAGGGTTAAAAGTACACAAAACATTCCTGCTCGTCCCTTTTTCTCCGGCACAGAGGACAGCTGAATGGGACGGAGACAGACAGGGGTACAGTGGTGCCCGTCCAAAGAAAGTAGTGTTCGATGGGTTCATGAAGCATTTAGTCAAACAGGAGTCCGTTATCTTCATAACTTCACACAGTGTTAATGTCCTTCATGAACACAAGTCTGATCAAATGTCTTCTGGACTGTAGCAGGAGGAAACCTTCAGCATTTATACTTCGATACATGTATAATGCATTATGAAGTATTTCACTGTACCAGGCAGATGACGTTAAGAAAACCTCACTCCCCACGGTCAAAAGACGCTCTCGTGACAGACGCTCAGAGTGCCTGTCTCCCATCCCAGGGACTCATAGTATGAACCCAGTGTGGGACGAAGTAACACTGGTCACAACTGCAGTTATTACTACCAGGTGTTACACTGTACCAGGTATTATACTGTGGCACCAAGTGTTATACCGTACTGTAATTTCCCCCGGctcttttatgtaagattctgccccttaccaaaaaccaaaccactatatttctcattttgagtttattaaaggtcatgttagaaaccaggcctgggacgctcagtgtccatcttgtgaaaagccCCGAAGTACCTTGTACAACACTTtcatacaatgtgggtgttaacaatgggtcaaataacacaaacacttgataacaaacatagaataaggaattagcacagatattatctaacagtaccATGCAGTGCAGTACCAGGTACCAGCAACACTGTACCAGGCACCAGGTGATACACTGTAGCAGGCAGAGCAGCGCCAAGCATTGAGTTGTACCAGGTATTTTCCTGTGCACCAAGCGTTACACCGTACCAGGTGTTATCCTGTAGCAGGTGTTACTGTGGTAGACATTACACTGTACAAGGTATTACTGTGGCATCTTTTGTTATACTGTACTGGGCAGTGCTGCACCAGGTGTTATACTGTACCAGATCCTGTACTGGAGAAGGGCATTGGGAACATATGGGAATTGACCCCTGACCCTGTGAGTGTTTCCTCCCTCGTGTCCATCGGTCACTTTTTGTTTGCACTTGGATTAAGACACAGTATAAATAagattatatacactcaacaaaaatataaacgcaacacttttggttttgctcccattttgtatgagatgaactcaaagatctaaaactttttccacatacacaatatcaccatttccctcaaatattgttcacaaaccagtctaaatctgtgatagtgagcacttctcctttgctgagataatccatcccacctcacaggtgtgccatatcaagatgctgattagacaccatgattagtgcacaggtgtgccttagactgcccacaataagcaGCGTTCTTGTAGCGTTCTAAGCAATCAGATCCTTCATCTGACGTACTCTGCTTAGCCACGCCCCAATAAACATTCCTCAGTGGGAGAAACTTCCACCGCGTCTCAAACATTCCTCAAATATCTGAACGTCTTCAGAAAGATTTACACACTGTATCATTTTACAAACTAGATCCCATTAAatctattattaaaaaaacaaaacaaaacatttttaactAAAATGAATTTGATCTCAAAAATATTAGACCATTACATTCTTACATTTCCTTTAAGAAAAGCAGCCGGTCAGGACACACGTGTACATCTGGACACGCTCTGTCACATCACGTGGTTAACCTTTGACCCTGACAGTGAGCAGCCTTTTTTCCAGACCAATAGAGCTGAACCGTCTTATTTCACTTCTTTCCATTTTTAATCGACACCCTGACGGTTGTCTTGGCGTCTCACTGAGCATCTTTGTTGCGTCCACACGTGGATGTCCCTCAGTGAGGTTTTGACCAAAAGACAGGTGTCCCATTTCGTGTTCCAGACTGTATATGGACCAGTTGGACCCTATAGACAGTCGCATATTTGTCCTATGGTATCTCCATCGTCTCTGAAAGAATGGAGAGTTTACAGGGAGAGAGAGAATCCAGGGGTTTGGGGAGTTGAACCCACAGCCTGTTGGTCACAGCTTCCAGGTTGATGTAGGACAGTGCAGGAACAGAAACCCTGCATGACTGGACTAAACAGTGAAGACTAGAACATGCTTGTGTTCAGCCGTTCGAGTCTGAGCTAATAACAAACTGTTGTGACGTGTTGAGACCCAGTTTACTTTACCAGACCACAAAAATCATGACATCAGGAAACAGAGGTTGGCGTCCTGtgacaaagctgtaaaaccacaacAGCCTGTAAACTGTCTCAGTCGTCCTGGCCGGGCCGGCACCATTCACAACTACTCTACTGCGAATCTGCTCCAGGTTCTGACTGAGGTCACGGTGTCCCAGCTGATCCACCTTCAAAATGAAACGGGCTTCATCTGGTTCTCCTGAGGAAACTGTTAGGTTAACACATAGGCTCCATCCCAAGCCACACTCTCAATGACACAAACCCAGGCCTGGTCTGAGCGGAGGTTTTGGGGTCTCACTGGCTCACAGTGCATGGGACCTGATGCGTGGATCTTCTGAGGACAGGCTTTGCTGGAATGAGATCGTGAAGCAGGACTTGTTTCACAGTGTGACCACGTTGAGCTCAGGTCAAGTCTTGGAGCACACGCTGCTGCTGTACTGCGCCGTATCAGCCACACTACAGACCTGCTTTaggtcctgggtggcaaccacctcTTACTGTGTGGTTCTGAGACTTGGACACATGATCCAAGGAAACAACAAGATGCCTTTGGTACCAGGTTtcttcagaggattcttgggtaccactggttACTTAAAGAGATCCAGATGAGGAGCATTACCGAcaatgtgagggaacatcagctacgatGTTTTGGACATGTGGGGCACCTCTGTGGACACGATCTAGCACACAGGTACCTCAGTGTCAAGGACATCAGCAAATGGACCCCCCCCCAAAATCATCTGGCTTTGGTATATTGAAGTACTGAAGGCTACTTTTGGGAGGTGATGGACTGGTGGTCCACCTGTGTGGTTGCTGATCAGGATCCAAGGGCTGTTCTACACTAGTGCCTGCTCCCACATCTGGTCTGGATCCTGATGTCGATTCTGGATCACttactttttttaataatgtaaCTGATCACTTTGTTGTTTGTCTTGAGACTTCCTCCAGTTGTTCAGAGTCTCCACAGCGGATCCTGTACAGATCCGCATCAAGATTTGGTGCATGCCAGATGTTTTTAATGAAACTCCAGCTGAACATGGATCTAAACAGCACAGCACCTGGTCTGTCCAAGTGgtcccaaaaacaaagtactaatCAGGATGGACTCTGCTTCACTGCTGAGGTCTGACAGGTTTTCATCGAGCGGACTGGCCGCTTTAGCACTTTGTACTTTTCCAGTAATTTCTGAGACTGCCTCTCTGCTCATGGTGCAACGTGTCGGTTAAAATATAACCCACAGCATTTCAGTGAAATTCCATacagatctggatcaggatctgaTGTTTATCACATCACTTCACTTCAGCCATGGTGGAGGATAAGAGTGCTGCTCCTTCAGTCTGTTTTTGAGTCATCCAGCTAATAAACTAATCCACACAGTGTGACAGCTGAAGGTTTTGGGTGGAGACAGATCGTAAAAAGTTGTCAGCCTTAAACTTTTCCACAGTGAACGTGTTATCAGAACGTTACAATAATAGAACCAGGTCAAGAGATTGTGTGAAGGATGATTAAAAACCTCTGGTGTTATCAAACAGAGGTCTGAAGATAAACTGAGTGGTTTGCTGCCCCCTGTAGGTCAGCACATGGATTTTTGTttaaactttgctgtgatttggttggACGGAGACAGAATGAGATCCACAGGTGGATTAGGGCGGTGCTGAAGGGGCTAAGCAGAAGGTGGCGCTCTTAATCTACGGCCCATGCACACTCCAACTCTCATGAGGTTCTGAACTTCAGATAGTGACATTAAGATCGACATCACAGACACAAGCGACATGAACGGGTTCCCGTCACAGGGAGGCTGGACTGTCCCTTGGAGATTGAGAGAGAAGTTTGAACATCCTGAAGGAGGTCAGCACAGAACTGCTGGAGGGTTTCTGGACACAGATCCAGAACACACTAAGGAGGTAGACCTATATAGGCACTGAGGCCtgctggtgctggtgcttatcattGGGATTTCGTAGCAccaagtggatgagagtccacGACTCCCCCTAGAGGGGACAAAAAACCTGatgcagattacttccccagcagaggccagtacccatttacagcagggTAGACAAAGACCATGGAGATTAAGTGTTttttccaaggacacaggcagATAGTAGGAATGGGATTCAAacacaggtctacatactggcaggCCAGCTTCTTATCCATTCAGCTACCTGCTGTACAAATACAAGTACACACTGGCAGGATACCATCTCTCCCAAGGCCTGATGGGTTCGTCTTTACCTCACACCAGTGCTATTAAGCACCGAGGTCTTCcccgggtctcctcccagttggatgtaccaggaagacctccctagggagaccacCAGGGGGAATCCTCACCTGATGCCTGAACCTcattagctggctcctttcgatgcaaagaagcagcggctctactcagagtccctcctggacattcaagcttctcaccctgtccctaagTGTAGacccagatacctgacagaggaatcAGGCTCAGCTGGTTCTTCACCACAGTGAGATAATcactttttacatttatttagagGTTTAACTCTACAGCAACTGGAATGTTTGTCCCTTATATCTTGGCTAAAACCAGGACATGTTTCCCACACTGTTTGAGGTGAGGAAGGTCTTGGGTTTCACAGCGTGCGGACGTGAGTTTAGTTGCAAAaagtgccaaaaaaaacaaaacaaaaaaaaccccaaaacaaaacaaaaaaacaaaacctagaAACATTAAACTGGAGCTTAATTTTTGAAGCATCTGCAGTAAAAAGTGGATGTTAAATGTTGACATGTAAACAGTTTACagcattctttctttttttctgagCCCCTGAAAATGACAAAAAAGTGGATTCACAAAGTGTTGGAGAAGCTAAAACTTTTCTTCCACTCTTTGTTAAATAACACATCATGTTCTCAGGTTTTATTGATGATTAAAAGGTAAAGTTACGTCTGAGCAGGATTTGGGGCTTGATCGGTGGTCTGCTCTGGGATCAGGTAGAGACCAGGTGATGCCTGTGAGGAGGAGGACCTGGTCTACGCCGGCCCTCGGAGCAGCAGATACAGAGCAGAGACAGTGACGATTGTGGCGGTGGAGGCAAGCGCAGCATTATAAAGAGTGTTTCTCTTGATTCTTTCTGCCAGCGTCCTCTGTGTCTCCTCCAGACCTCTTTGCACTGTGTCCATGTCCCCCGGCACTCTCGTTTCTATCCTCGCTCTCTCTGGCTGACCGGCTTTTCTCTTGGTCTCTAACAGCTCCCTCACTGCGACCAGCTCACCCTGCAGCTTGCCGATGCCTCGCTCCAGGATGCCCAGACGCGGCGGCAGCGCCTCCAGCAGCGCCTCGGCCCTTTGCCCGCCCACACGGAGCTCTTTTAATGCAGAAACAGGAACCTGCTGAGGGTCTGGACTTGGCCCACTCTCCACCTGCAGAGCACTGCCTTTAAGCCCGGTGGCATTGTTCAGAACTGCCCTGAAGCTGTCAATCAGCGTACGGAGCTCCTCCTGCTGGGAGCGATGGTTTCCAGCCTGGACTCTGAGTGCCTCCTGCAGGCTCTCCGGACCTTTCTGGGCCTCCAGCAGAAGATTCTTCAACTCCTGCAGACGATACAACAATCAAATGTGGTTGTCTGTTTAAAAAGTACCTCACATCACCCCAACCAAAAGATCCAGAACCTTATCCAGAACCTCCCAAAACACAACTTGTGCAGCATCTGTCGTTTGATTGGTGGTTTCTTCCAGAGTGTGTGTCAAACTAGTTTTGGAGATCATacagtgaaaaataaataaataccactaGGGGCAGTAGTGCGCACACAGCATGAGAAAGCCTGCTGGCGTAGTATCATATGTCTTTGTCTTGAATTTCATCTGCGATTTTAAGGTTTGATGTAAAAGTTTTTTCTGTTATTTTAGCGTGGTTGAAGGCCATTGGCCAGCAAAGATGACATGTAGTTCTGTTACCCATAAtcctctgctctgtgtcagtcagaAGTGACATGTATTAGCTACGTCAGTAAAAACTGACTAAACAGGTGCATGACGCATTTTACAAACATGATAAATACTCCTGTGCACCTGCAGGCGGACTCGGTTGATGTACGTGGACCCCATGACCCCGATCAGGGCTCCGAGCACCGAGCCGATGATGGACCAGTTCTTTGTGCGTTCGGCTCTTGTCCTCTCCTTCTCGTGACTCTCCCTTACAGCCGCTGACAACAGGGAAAACTTTTCCCTCTCGGAACCCTCTGCGCTCTCGTAGGCCGAACGAAGACGACGGTCTTCCTGTAGGGCGACAGAGGCGTGGCTTCATCACATGTTCTGATGTAAGATGAACAGCTGGAAAATGACTGACCGATATAATTTTAAATGTTTATTATGACAGGTAACCTCATTGATACTCCATGggacaagcaggttttcagtacaaAACAACACTTAACagtcatgacctacacaaaaatgtatggtggtCATCCTATGGCGGTAGCCAACGAAAGGTCAATGaagaattttacacacacacacacacacacacacacacacacacacacacacacacacacacacacacacacacacacacacacacacacacacacacacacacacacacacaccttcaaccacttagtccaattaagggtcacggggggttgaAGTCTATtctagcagtcatagagcatgaggcgtggcacaccctggacaggatgccactctgtcgcagggctacatatagacaaacaaacacatccacactcgcacatacacctacggtcaatttaaagttaccaATCCACCTCACCTgcgtgtctttaaatgtgggaggaaaccgtggccgaggcaacagtgctaaccactaagtcaccatgcagccctgaagaattacacaggggtcaaaatttaaaattgctccaatcatAATGGAAAActttaccacattatttgtctgatcataaagattccaaaaaggtatagtttggactatttatgagtgaatgttctggagttatggaggacagacagcaagaatggtgaaaaaggtcaaCATCAGTTTGTACAGAGTGTAAAATAAAATAGTTACTCCAAATTTGGTAAGATATGTTGCAAattggttaacagggttttaataaAGAATAGTTTTCATCACTTGTCATGTTTAGTTGTCAAGTTATGAGgtgacatatgtcatagaatccaatggacgtcgaccttgtttgatatttttttttgtttgacccctgtacaaactgaaattgaccattgTTACACTTTTTTCCATCTTCTACTCCATAACATTCTGTCATAgatcgtccaaactataccttattGGAATCTGtgtgattagacaaataatgtggaatactttttgatatgattggagcattttgaaattttgacctCCACCTgactacatttttgtgtaggtcatgctaCACTAAGGCTGGATTGTAAgcgttgtttagtccccttaagtggtaccgatttgtTCAAAATTGACTATGAAGGTCCCCACATTTAATAAAACGGACTCAAAAACCCATGGACAGACTAGCATGTCCAACCTTCTGAGGACTTGTTG
It encodes:
- the ccdc51 gene encoding mitochondrial potassium channel isoform X2, translating into MRFHWAQVCLWGHGLCCLPRLSLRGSLPARVTVGRAYSTQHPPPANPAPPEEKGKAEAVKERVLGVLQHIGDLSQQWGQRSAKTATATVNYWWGHYEEFVGLNEVREAQTKVTEAEAAFMVARGMVREAHGSLEVLQTRLKEVRDRLDRVSRDEVHYLELATQEHKLLQEDRRLRSAYESAEGSEREKFSLLSAAVRESHEKERTRAERTKNWSIIGSVLGALIGVMGSTYINRVRLQELKNLLLEAQKGPESLQEALRVQAGNHRSQQEELRTLIDSFRAVLNNATGLKGSALQVESGPSPDPQQVPVSALKELRVGGQRAEALLEALPPRLGILERGIGKLQGELVAVRELLETKRKAGQPERARIETRVPGDMDTVQRGLEETQRTLAERIKRNTLYNAALASTATIVTVSALYLLLRGPA
- the ccdc51 gene encoding mitochondrial potassium channel isoform X1, encoding MRLQRHLLMRLGMPHNQNKSGFHWAQVCLWGHGLCCLPRLSLRGSLPARVTVGRAYSTQHPPPANPAPPEEKGKAEAVKERVLGVLQHIGDLSQQWGQRSAKTATATVNYWWGHYEEFVGLNEVREAQTKVTEAEAAFMVARGMVREAHGSLEVLQTRLKEVRDRLDRVSRDEVHYLELATQEHKLLQEDRRLRSAYESAEGSEREKFSLLSAAVRESHEKERTRAERTKNWSIIGSVLGALIGVMGSTYINRVRLQELKNLLLEAQKGPESLQEALRVQAGNHRSQQEELRTLIDSFRAVLNNATGLKGSALQVESGPSPDPQQVPVSALKELRVGGQRAEALLEALPPRLGILERGIGKLQGELVAVRELLETKRKAGQPERARIETRVPGDMDTVQRGLEETQRTLAERIKRNTLYNAALASTATIVTVSALYLLLRGPA